The Candidatus Latescibacter sp. genomic sequence GAAAAACGTTTCACGTTTTCCCACATTACCACAGCTACTACAACAATACACGCAACGATTTGTATTTTTTTGATTTAAAGCCCCTTTTGAGAAAATATTTTGGTAGTTAGACAAGGGGGAGAACATCATAATTTTGCTAACCTTAATAATATCTGATCTTTAAGTGTTAAATTTCATAATACTTTTGACAGAACCCAAATCTCAAAAAGGAGGAATGAAATGAACAATCAGTGGATCAGATTACTCAGGATTTTGCTGATTCTTGTGGCCATGACATCGCTTGTATCGGCAATCTCGGTACATGCCCAGAAACTCAACGGAGCGGGCGCCACTTTCCCCTACCCCCTGTATTCACAATGGGCTTTCCAATATAACAAGATTACCGGAATGGAACTCAACTATCAGTCCATCGGTTCCGGCGGCGGTATCCAGCAGATAAAGGCCAAAACGGTGGATTTCGGCGCTTCGGACGCTCCTCTCACCAAGGAGGAGCTTGCTCAGAGCGGTCTCATCCAGTTTCCCATGATTATGGGCGGGGTTGCACTGGTGGTGAACGTAGAAGGTATCAAACCGGGTCAGATGCGGCTCACCCCTGAAGTACTGGCCGACATTTTCCTCGGTAAGATCAAGAACTGGAACGACCCGGCTGTCAAAGCGATAAATCCGGGAGTCAACCTCCCGAATCGTGCTATCACTGTGGTGCACCGTTCCGATGGCTCCGGAACAACCTGGATATTCACAAACTACCTTGATAAGGTCTCCCCTGAATGGCACAGCAAGGTCGGAACCGACAAAGCGGTGGCCTGGCCGGTCGGTGTCGCCGGAAAAGGCAATGAAGGCGTCGCGGCTTATGTGACCCGCATCCTAGGCTCGATCGGGTATGTGGAATTCGCATACGCTTTAACCAACAAGATGGCGCACACCCAGCTCAAGAACAGCGCCGGTGAATTTCTCCAGCCCACCACTGCAACCTTCCAGGCGGCGGCCGCCAATGCCGACTGGAAAAACGCCCCGGGATTTTACATGGTGCTGACCAACCAGCCCGGAAAACAGAGCTGGCCGATCACCGGCGCCTCTTTCATCCTCATCTACAAGGAGCAGAAGGACCAAAAAATGGCCGGGAGCATGTTCAATTTTTTCGACTGGTGTTTCCGTAACGGTGGTGAAACTGCACGTAAGCTCTTTTACGTTCCCATGCCGGACCAGGTGGTAAAATTGGTGGAAGAGCGCTGGGCGAAGGATGTAACATCAAGCGGAAGCCCGGTCTGGAAATCAACCGTTAAGCAGTGATAGCAACCG encodes the following:
- the pstS gene encoding phosphate ABC transporter substrate-binding protein PstS produces the protein MTSLVSAISVHAQKLNGAGATFPYPLYSQWAFQYNKITGMELNYQSIGSGGGIQQIKAKTVDFGASDAPLTKEELAQSGLIQFPMIMGGVALVVNVEGIKPGQMRLTPEVLADIFLGKIKNWNDPAVKAINPGVNLPNRAITVVHRSDGSGTTWIFTNYLDKVSPEWHSKVGTDKAVAWPVGVAGKGNEGVAAYVTRILGSIGYVEFAYALTNKMAHTQLKNSAGEFLQPTTATFQAAAANADWKNAPGFYMVLTNQPGKQSWPITGASFILIYKEQKDQKMAGSMFNFFDWCFRNGGETARKLFYVPMPDQVVKLVEERWAKDVTSSGSPVWKSTVKQ